ACGGTCTCGTGGACCGCCTTGACCTGGATTCGGACAATGACGGGATACCGGACAACGTCGAGGCCCAGGCGACTGTGGGCTACGTAGCCCCAAGCGGTCTGGATGACGACGGCGATGGTCTTGACAATGCCTACGACGCGACGCCCAACGGGAGCAGTGACGGTTCCGGCAGCCTTGGCCTGACTCCGTTGAACACGGACGGCTCCGGCGAGGCTGACTACCGCGACCTCGACTCCGACGGCGACGGCCTCTTTGACATAGGGGAGTCCGGCCTGGGCCTTGTGGACGGCAACGCCGACGGGCGCACGGACGGCGTGGTGGGTGCCAACGGCCTTGACGCCGCCGTGGACACCTCGGACGACTACCTGGATCCCAACGGCATCGTGGACGTTCCCTCCGATGACCTAACGGACTCCGACCTTGACGCGCTCTCTGGAGGGGACGTGGACTACAGGGACTCCGTTGACAGCGCGGTGGTCCTGGAGGCGGTGGATGATTCCTTGACGGTTCCCCAGGGCGCCGACAGTACCGAGGCAATCAACGTATTGGACAACGATACCATAAACGGTTCTCCGGCGGACATCGCCCTTGTGGACCTGACTCAGCTTGGCACGGGCGATCCCGGCATCACCCTTGACGTTTCTACGGGAGCCCTGAGCGTGTCCCCCTCGGTCGCGGCCGGGAGCTATGTCCTGAGCTACAGGATCTGCCAGTCGGGTTCGGCCACGAACTGCGATGATGCCATCGTATCGGTGACCGTGGAGGAAGACACCGACGGCGATGGGGTGGTTGACTCTGTCGACATCGACGATGACGGCGACGGCATCCTTGACGTTGACGAGGACTCGTGCAGCGGCGCGTTGTCGGGAACCGGTAGCCTGAACTACGCCTTTTTTGACCAGCGTCCCTCGGGCAACAGCGTGGACAACATCCCTGCGTCCGGTTCGGCCCTGGCCACAGGCACGGTATCGAGCTTCAACGTGGCTAACCTCCAGTCATCGATCACCCCAGCCGACGGCAACACCTATTCGATCCGCTACAGCGGCGTGATCGAGATAGCCTTTGGCGGGAGCTATACCTTCTTCGTGAACAGCGACGACGGCTCGAAGCTGTTTGTCGACGGCACGGAGGTGGTGGACAACGACGGCCGCCACCCCCCACGTGAGGAGTCGGGATCGATCACTCTTATGGCGGGTACGTATTCCCTTGAGGTCCTCTATTTTGACGACACCGGTGGTCAGATCCTCGAGGTGGAGTATTCCAGTTCCTCGATATCGCGGCGCTCCCTTCCCTTCTCGGTATTGGGTACGGGAACGGATTCTACCTGCGACGGTGACGGCGACGGTCTCGTGGACCGCCTTGACCTGGATTCGGACAATGACGGGATACCGGACAACGTCGAGGCCCAGGCGACTGTGGGCTACGTAGCCCCAAGCGGTCTGGATGACGACGGCGATGGTCTTGACAATGCCTACGACGCGACGCCCAACGGGAGCAGTGACGGTTCCGGCAGCCTTGGCCTGACTCCGTTGAACACGGACGGCTCCGGCGAGGCTGACTACCGCGACCTCGACTCCGACGGCGACGGCCTCTTTGACATAGGGGAGTCCGGCCTGGGCCTTGTGGACGGCAACGCCGACGGGCGCACGGACGGCGTGGTGGGTGCCAACGGCCTTGACGCCGCCGTGGACACCTCGGACGACTACCTGGATCCCAACGGCATCGTGGACGTTCCCTCCGATGACCTAACGGACTCCGACCTTGACGCGCTCTCTGGAGGGGACGTGGACTACAGGGACTCCGTTGACAGCGCGGTGGTCCTGGAGGCGGTGGATGATTCCTTGACGGTTCCCCAGGGCGCCGACAGTACCGAGGCAATCAACGTATTGGACAACGATACCATAAACGGTTCTCCGGCGGACATCGCCCTTGTGGACCTGACTCAGCTTGGCACGGGCGATCCCGGCATCACCCTTGACGTTTCTACGGGAGCCCTGAGCGTGTCCCCCTCGGTCGCGGCCGGGAGCTATGTCCTGAGCTACAGGATCTGCCAGTCGGGTTCGGCCACGAACTGCGATGATGCCATCGTATCGGTGACCGTGGAGGAAGACACCGACGGCGATGGGGTGGTTGACTCTGTCGACATCGACGATGACGGCGACGGCATCCTTGACGTTGACGAGGACTCGTGCAGCGGCGCGTTGTCGGGAACCGGTAGCCTGAACTACGCCTTTTTTGACCAGCGTCCCTCGGGCAACAGCGTGGACAACATCCCTGCGTCCGGTTCGGCCCTGGCCACAGGCACGGTATCGAGCTTCAACGTGGCTAACCTCCAGTCATCGATCACCCCAGCCGACGGCAACACCTATTCGATCCGCTACAGCGGCGTGATCGAGATAGCCTTTGGCGGGAGCTATACCTTCTTCGTGAACAGCGACGACGGCTCGAAGCTGTTTGTCGACGGCACGGAGGTGGTGGACAACGACGGCCGCCACCCCCCACGTGAGGAGTCGGGATCGATCACTCTTATGGCGGGTACGTATTCCCTTGAGGTCCTCTATTTTGACGACACCGGTGGTCAGATCCTCGAGGTGGAGTATTCCAGTTCCTCGATATCGCGGCGCTCCCTTCCCTTCTCGGTATTGGGTACGGGAACGGATTCTACCTGCGACGGTGACGGCGACGGTCTCGTGGACCGCCTTGACCTGGATTCGGACAATGACGGGATACCGGACAACGTCGAGGCCCAGGCGACTGTGGGCTACGTAGCCCCAAGCGGTCTGGATGACGACGGCGATGGTCTTGACAATGCCTACGACGCGACGCCCAACGGGAGCAGTGACGGTTCCGGCAGCCTTGGCCTGACTCCGTTGAACACGGACGGCTCCGGCGAGGCTGACTACCGCGACCTCGACTCCGACGGCGACGGCCTCTTTGACATAGGGGAGTCCGGCCTGGGCCTTGTGGACGGCAACGCCGACGGGCGCACGGACGGCGTGGTGGGTGCCAACGGCCTTGACGC
This genomic interval from Nonlabens spongiae contains the following:
- a CDS encoding PA14 domain-containing protein, which gives rise to MSITTPFLSFRSIRYKGFLSWLFFLLIYYSESSTNLTLNLFSDFNELDNVSPRLLESLQTDTDGDGVVDSVDIDDDGDGILDVDEDSCSGALSGTGSLNYAFFDQRPSGNSVDNIPASGSALATGTVSSFNVANLQSSITPADGNTYSIRYSGVIEIAFGGSYTFFVNSDDGSKLFVDGTEVVDNDGRHPPREESGSITLMAGTYSLEVLYFDDTGGQILEVEYSSSSISRRSLPFSVLGTGTDSTCDGDGDGLVDRLDLDSDNDGIPDNVEAQATVGYVAPSGLDDDGDGLDNAYDATPNGSSDGSGSLGLTPLNTDGSGEADYRDLDSDGDGLFDIGESGLGLVDGNADGRTDGVVGANGLDAAVDTSDDYLDPNGIVDVPSDDLTDSDLDALSGGDVDYRDSVDSAVVLEAVDDSLTVPQGADSTEAINVLDNDTINGSPADIALVDLTQLGTGDPGITLDVSTGALSVSPSVAAGSYVLSYRICQSGSATNCDDAIVSVTVEEDTDGDGVVDSVDIDDDGDGILDVDEDSCSGALSGTGSLNYAFFDQRPSGNSVDNIPASGSALATGTVSSFNVANLQSSITPADGNTYSIRYSGVIEIAFGGSYTFFVNSDDGSKLFVDGTEVVDNDGRHPPREESGSITLMAGTYSLEVLYFDDTGGQILEVEYSSSSISRRSLPFSVLGTGTDSTCDGDGDGLVDRLDLDSDNDGIPDNVEAQATVGYVAPSGLDDDGDGLDNAYDATPNGSSDGSGSLGLTPLNTDGSGEADYRDLDSDGDGLFDIGESGLGLVDGNADGRTDGVVGANGLDAAVDTSDDYLDPNGIVDVPSDDLTDSDLDALSGGDVDYRDSVDSAVVLEAVDDSLTVPQGADSTEAINVLDNDTINGSPADIALVDLTQLGTGDPGITLDVSTGALSVSPSVAAGSYVLSYRICQSGSATNCDDAIVSVTVEEDTDGDGVVDSVDIDDDGDGILDVDEDSCSGALSGTGSLNYAFFDQRPSGNSVDNIPASGSALATGTVSSFNVANLQSSITPADGNTYSIRYSGVIEIAFGGSYTFFVNSDDGSKLFVDGTEVVDNDGRHPPREESGSITLMAGTYSLEVLYFDDTGGQILEVEYSSSSISRRSLPFSVLGTGTDSTCDGDGDGLVDRLDLDSDNDGIPDNVEAQATVGYVAPSGLDDDGDGLDNAYDATPNGSSDGSGSLGLTPLNTDGSGEADYRDLDSDGDGLFDIGESGLGLVDGNADGRTDGVVGANGLDAAVDTSDDYLDPNGIVDVPSDDLTDSDLDALSGGDVDYRDVNNDQDTDGDGVADRLDVDDDNDGILDATEEQCESSTALVSAISDSNIQSGQGGVVQINDGIVSANSGVAMNNVSHYFVIDLGSTLSPGSIIRFDWWTNNGANRQHTITEVSSSSGSASGSNPLIVNYPNSSDQNFYEYSLAGFSRYILVDMTRRSAGRVEILEATITSICNSDSDGDGIVNSLDLDSDNDGIPDNIESQSTVGYIAPSGLDDDGDGLDNAYDATPNGNANGDGSIGITPENTDGTDLPDYLDTDSDNDGLFDIDESGDGLTDSNGDGRTDGVVGNNGLEDTVDDPVAGDGYDDPSGKYDDTQTDNFTDTDGDVLAGGDVDYRDVLDFDVDMPTQTVLENNAFTSVAPTLTNSPGGTITYSLGGVDAADFTIDPVTGVVSMVARDFENPVDDNTNNFYNLTIIATSSVGPVATDDFTVIVNNECEDIDVVQNKLRATDPIGVASSSDNAVLQVEVTDASGAPRSGVQVSISLESGSASFVTASTGTTDASGLFSATVSSTVVGTPTFSARYAATTGAPDTDVELGNPTPVRFLSSIDDREACGEVGIAVSMPHPSSVLEVFSEDKGVLIPSVALLSCSDTSTIPNPATSLLVYNTNASPSLGVGFVFFDGAEWRSICLERDQLRQ